From the genome of Arthrobacter alpinus, one region includes:
- a CDS encoding ABC transporter permease, with protein MVLRLLGRRVISLVPLVLGIILFVFTVMQFSKTDPAVAVFADAPVSADQLEQFRQEHGLNDPFFIKYFVFVGLVIQGQLGKSLATGESVVNMISTALPLTLQLTFLGLIIALSAAFILGTVSAIYRDRWPDQLIRIITLLGVAAPSFWIALLLVQWLAIDNPIFPSSRYINPGDSFSGWLQSMTLPALSLAFPIAAQMTRIIRTSMVEELDRDYVRTARGGGLHPVVVVGRNVLRNALINPLNVLGLRVGYLMGGAVVIEQMFNLPGMGQVMIEGVKNNEPAIVQGAVLTIALGFVVINLIVDILSMIANPKLRSHTA; from the coding sequence ATGGTTCTACGACTGCTCGGACGACGTGTCATCTCCTTGGTGCCGCTTGTTCTCGGCATCATCTTGTTCGTCTTCACCGTCATGCAATTTTCCAAAACCGATCCAGCCGTGGCGGTTTTTGCAGACGCACCCGTCTCCGCGGACCAGCTGGAACAGTTCCGGCAGGAACACGGGCTCAATGATCCGTTCTTTATCAAATACTTTGTTTTTGTTGGCCTGGTCATTCAGGGTCAACTGGGTAAGAGCTTGGCAACAGGCGAGAGCGTCGTGAACATGATTTCTACGGCGCTTCCGCTGACACTTCAGCTAACTTTCCTGGGCCTGATCATCGCCCTGAGCGCGGCGTTTATCCTTGGCACCGTTTCGGCCATCTACCGGGATCGGTGGCCGGATCAACTGATCCGCATCATCACACTTCTTGGCGTCGCTGCCCCTTCCTTCTGGATCGCACTCCTGCTCGTGCAGTGGCTGGCAATCGACAACCCCATATTTCCCTCCAGTCGGTACATCAATCCGGGGGACTCCTTCTCCGGTTGGCTGCAGAGCATGACTTTGCCCGCGTTGTCCCTGGCCTTCCCCATCGCGGCACAGATGACCCGCATCATCAGGACCTCCATGGTGGAGGAACTCGACCGGGACTATGTGCGTACTGCACGCGGCGGCGGACTACACCCCGTGGTCGTCGTAGGACGCAATGTCCTGCGTAACGCATTGATCAATCCACTGAATGTGCTCGGACTTCGCGTCGGATATTTGATGGGCGGCGCCGTCGTTATTGAACAGATGTTCAACCTGCCTGGCATGGGCCAAGTCATGATCGAAGGCGTCAAGAACAACGAACCCGCCATTGTCCAAGGCGCAGTCCTGACCATCGCCTTGGGTTTTGTGGTCATAAATCTGATCGTTGACATTCTCTCCATGATCGCCAACCCCAAGCTGAGGAGCCACACAGCATGA
- a CDS encoding ABC transporter substrate-binding protein, producing the protein MRDTVEHRGLDRRAFLKYTGLIGAAGAVTAGVAACGGPKSSGSVAGNAAAMDHIDVAIGYNNNSSWDPLNTGSAFAMAAHNHIYEGLWDAEAVTRNPYAALASEMPADPKSSEWTVKLRSGATFHDGKPVTADDVVFSFGRVLNTDKKVLTNAFFASWLNGVSKVDDSTVKISMKFPFAAAVQRFSIVKIMPKHVFDAQDGDFLKQGKNAVGSGPFKVKSHQDTSFTAFESHAGYNGALKPTFKSMQWNVSVDAAARVGLLTSGVAGVQISDNIPQDNIDQLKGKGLNVEGVDSMNLLGLVFNTNKAPFNDKRVRQALRMAIDTQKLIDVAIAGQGTPATSFLHKASPEYYKAATQYDYNPEKAKQLLAQAGVKDLAVTLLSTNISWTKVAVNTIKEGWDAVGVATTLDIQETAAFNSKVAAGEPVDALTFSGNPNQFGADADLNIRWFYSNSNTFLPWNKWGETAEFKALDAQLNAAIQASNPAEHKAKTNAALDTIADEAVIYPVMHMKLFTAWDPKKVNGVKALDIPGVNLLKATRTA; encoded by the coding sequence ATGCGTGACACAGTCGAACACCGCGGTCTCGATCGCCGTGCGTTCTTGAAGTACACCGGTTTGATCGGCGCTGCTGGCGCCGTGACAGCAGGGGTGGCCGCCTGCGGCGGTCCCAAGTCCAGCGGATCCGTTGCAGGCAACGCCGCGGCCATGGACCACATCGACGTGGCCATTGGTTACAACAACAACAGCAGCTGGGACCCGCTGAACACGGGCTCAGCCTTTGCCATGGCCGCGCACAACCACATTTACGAAGGGCTGTGGGATGCCGAAGCTGTCACCCGCAATCCGTACGCAGCGCTGGCCAGTGAAATGCCGGCAGATCCGAAGTCATCGGAATGGACCGTCAAGCTGCGCTCCGGCGCAACGTTCCATGACGGCAAGCCGGTGACGGCTGATGATGTGGTGTTCTCCTTCGGGCGCGTTCTGAACACTGACAAGAAGGTTCTGACCAACGCCTTCTTTGCTTCCTGGCTCAACGGCGTCAGCAAAGTGGACGACTCTACGGTGAAGATTTCGATGAAGTTCCCGTTCGCGGCCGCCGTTCAGCGCTTCTCGATCGTCAAGATCATGCCCAAGCATGTATTTGACGCCCAGGATGGAGACTTCCTCAAACAAGGTAAGAACGCCGTTGGTTCTGGCCCCTTCAAGGTCAAGAGCCACCAGGACACCTCGTTCACCGCCTTCGAATCGCACGCCGGATACAACGGCGCCCTCAAGCCGACCTTCAAGTCGATGCAGTGGAATGTTTCCGTCGATGCGGCCGCGCGGGTGGGCTTGCTGACCTCCGGTGTGGCCGGAGTCCAGATTTCGGACAACATCCCGCAGGACAATATTGATCAGCTCAAGGGCAAGGGCCTGAACGTTGAAGGTGTAGACAGCATGAATTTGCTGGGACTGGTCTTTAACACCAACAAGGCCCCATTCAATGACAAGCGCGTGCGCCAGGCTCTGCGGATGGCCATCGATACGCAAAAGCTCATCGACGTCGCCATCGCGGGGCAGGGCACTCCGGCCACGTCATTCCTGCACAAGGCCAGTCCTGAATACTACAAGGCGGCCACCCAGTACGACTACAACCCCGAGAAGGCCAAGCAGCTCCTGGCGCAAGCAGGAGTCAAAGACCTGGCTGTGACGTTGTTGTCCACCAACATCTCCTGGACCAAGGTGGCCGTCAATACCATCAAGGAAGGCTGGGACGCCGTGGGCGTTGCCACCACCTTGGACATCCAAGAAACGGCGGCCTTCAACTCCAAGGTTGCCGCCGGTGAACCCGTTGACGCGCTGACGTTCTCCGGAAACCCTAACCAGTTTGGTGCTGATGCGGATCTGAATATTCGCTGGTTTTACTCGAACTCCAATACGTTCCTCCCCTGGAATAAGTGGGGTGAAACGGCCGAGTTCAAGGCTCTGGATGCTCAGCTCAACGCCGCCATCCAAGCCAGCAACCCGGCCGAGCACAAGGCCAAGACGAATGCTGCCCTGGACACCATCGCCGATGAAGCGGTGATCTACCCGGTGATGCACATGAAATTGTTCACCGCCTGGGATCCGAAGAAGGTCAACGGGGTCAAGGCCTTGGACATCCCAGGAGTGAACCTTCTGAAAGCCACCCGAACGGCGTAG
- a CDS encoding FadR/GntR family transcriptional regulator, with product MSTNEDIGGWAAPHAERESLTDRLKRYILDRRMLPGDPLPSETDLAEILGASRSSVREALRTLAALDIIEIRHGHGTFVGQMSFAGTIESLIFKGLLSSQGDLEVVDDLIDLREAFDIALTDHVMAGLAQTPDPAIEATLADMDTHAAANNPAGVVAAEKRFHQQLLGHAGNKLATQLGTALWEVHSTVANTIRTPSQEELLETAKTHRVMYEMALHSRGRRYQAAILDRYEPLRGQVQKMAAVPRLPHRSS from the coding sequence ATGAGCACTAATGAAGACATCGGTGGATGGGCCGCGCCCCATGCGGAACGAGAGAGCCTCACAGACAGGCTTAAGCGCTACATACTGGACCGGCGCATGCTCCCTGGCGATCCCCTGCCCAGCGAGACGGATCTCGCTGAAATTTTGGGTGCCAGCCGTTCCAGTGTGCGGGAAGCTCTGCGAACCTTGGCTGCGCTCGATATCATCGAGATCCGGCACGGGCACGGGACATTTGTCGGTCAAATGTCATTCGCTGGCACTATTGAGAGTCTGATTTTCAAGGGGCTCCTGAGCAGCCAAGGTGATCTTGAGGTCGTTGATGACTTGATCGATTTGCGTGAGGCCTTCGATATTGCGCTAACGGATCATGTCATGGCCGGTCTGGCGCAGACTCCCGACCCCGCCATTGAGGCAACCCTGGCGGACATGGACACTCATGCGGCAGCCAACAACCCAGCGGGAGTTGTTGCCGCTGAGAAGCGCTTCCACCAGCAGCTATTGGGCCACGCGGGAAACAAACTCGCCACACAGCTGGGAACGGCGCTCTGGGAAGTCCACTCCACCGTTGCCAACACCATTCGCACTCCCAGCCAAGAAGAACTCCTTGAAACCGCCAAGACTCACAGGGTTATGTACGAGATGGCACTGCATTCCCGAGGGCGCCGCTATCAAGCCGCAATTCTCGATCGCTACGAACCGCTCCGAGGGCAAGTTCAGAAGATGGCAGCCGTTCCACGACTCCCCCACCGCAGTTCCTGA
- a CDS encoding helix-turn-helix transcriptional regulator: MIAVGREFDAGATDEKSDSLNMEDRLPSVRLTVLHAEAYQFPSSWMFPPTAIPYSIARIVTGGTGIFIVDGEQFPVLLGDVALIPEGATLECRSTSVNFSFISIRFTTSASIAGRDFLSEHLGLQRITPNCAETDLLHHFHELESGWAASGQGRAFLLAGHLNLIIAALSARPGGANLPGKVKKNLILPSANALDPRIESIVELLAGNPRTNPNIKALCAQAHLSESALRRLFKGQMGKTISEYHRDLRMMAAARELFLTNRKVGEIAHDFGYHDANYFARLFHGVFGIPPTAYRRLTRQG; the protein is encoded by the coding sequence GTGATTGCCGTCGGGAGGGAATTTGATGCAGGCGCAACGGATGAAAAGTCGGATTCCTTAAACATGGAGGACCGATTGCCGTCAGTTCGCCTGACAGTGCTCCACGCCGAGGCGTATCAATTTCCATCCAGCTGGATGTTCCCTCCGACGGCAATTCCCTATTCAATCGCACGCATTGTTACCGGCGGTACCGGGATCTTCATCGTTGACGGTGAACAGTTCCCGGTACTGCTCGGAGACGTTGCGCTCATCCCCGAGGGCGCCACCCTCGAATGCCGTTCCACATCGGTGAACTTCTCTTTCATCTCAATCAGGTTTACGACCTCCGCAAGCATTGCGGGCCGAGATTTCCTTTCCGAGCACCTTGGCCTGCAGCGCATCACGCCTAATTGTGCTGAGACCGATTTGCTGCACCATTTCCATGAGCTCGAATCGGGGTGGGCTGCCTCGGGGCAGGGCCGAGCATTCCTGCTGGCCGGGCATCTTAACCTGATCATCGCTGCTCTATCCGCTCGCCCAGGTGGCGCCAACTTGCCTGGCAAGGTGAAGAAAAATCTGATTCTTCCGTCTGCCAACGCACTGGATCCTCGAATCGAATCGATCGTGGAACTGTTGGCGGGGAATCCTCGAACTAATCCAAATATCAAGGCGCTGTGTGCACAAGCCCACCTAAGTGAGTCAGCCCTGCGCCGGCTGTTCAAAGGTCAAATGGGAAAAACAATCAGTGAATATCATCGAGATTTACGCATGATGGCTGCCGCCAGAGAGCTCTTCCTGACAAACAGAAAAGTCGGAGAAATCGCCCACGACTTTGGCTACCACGACGCCAACTATTTTGCCCGGTTGTTCCACGGAGTCTTCGGAATCCCACCCACGGCTTACCGAAGACTGACACGTCAGGGGTAG
- the glgX gene encoding glycogen debranching protein GlgX, translating to MEVWPGNAYPLGATFDGTGTNFSLFSERAEKVMLCLLADDSTETAIEMEEVDGHVWHCYLPEVQPGQQYGYRVHGPYDPAQGLRFDPNKLLMDPYAKSIHGQIDWDPSLFSYQFDDPDARQEENSAPHAMYSVVINPFFSWDGDRHLRIPYHESVVYEAHVKGLTALQSEIPEEQRGTYAGVAHPVMLDHFKKLGITAVELMPVHQFVNDGTLVEKGLSNYWGYNSIGFFAPQNTYSSSGEHGGQVQEFKAMVRDLHKAGIEVILDVVYNHTAEGNHLGPTLSFKGIDNAAYYRLVEDDPQYYMDYTGTGNSLNVRHPHSLQLIMDSLRYWVLEMHVDGFRFDLASTLAREFYDVDKLSTFFEMIQQDPVISQVKLIAEPWDVGPGGYQVGNFPPQWTEWNGKYRDTVRDFWRGEPATLAEFASRLTGSADLYENSGRRPVASINFVTAHDGFTLRDLVSYNEKHNEANGEDNNDGESHNRSWNCGVEGPTDDPAVLTLRARQQRNIITTLLLSQGVPMIVHGDELGRTQQGNNNTYCQDSELSWVHWDAVDQPLVEFTAKVNQIRSDHPVFRRRGFFDGRPVVRGEGEALPDIVWIRPDGADMRPEDWDSGFGRCVGVFYNGEGIREKDSRGRRITDKSFLLLFNADDQALNFQLPPKEYSPSWEILVDTAGGADTELPDAGVTVELAGKSTMVLRAYSGPEELVDDSAAASLAAMTPDTTDEPEGDTPVEGAVL from the coding sequence TTGGAAGTTTGGCCTGGAAATGCCTACCCCTTGGGAGCCACCTTCGATGGAACGGGCACCAACTTTTCACTCTTCAGCGAGCGCGCCGAGAAAGTGATGTTGTGTCTTCTGGCCGATGATTCGACGGAGACCGCCATCGAGATGGAGGAAGTGGATGGCCACGTCTGGCACTGCTATCTTCCTGAGGTCCAACCAGGCCAGCAGTATGGCTACCGCGTTCATGGACCGTACGACCCGGCACAAGGCCTACGTTTCGACCCGAATAAGCTACTAATGGACCCGTATGCAAAATCCATCCACGGCCAAATTGACTGGGATCCGTCGCTGTTTTCCTACCAGTTCGATGATCCGGACGCGCGGCAGGAAGAAAATTCAGCACCGCACGCCATGTACAGCGTGGTCATCAACCCGTTTTTCAGTTGGGATGGGGACCGGCATCTGCGCATCCCGTACCACGAGAGTGTTGTTTACGAAGCCCACGTTAAGGGCCTCACTGCGCTCCAGAGTGAAATACCCGAGGAGCAGCGCGGCACCTATGCCGGCGTTGCCCATCCGGTGATGTTGGACCATTTCAAAAAACTTGGCATCACCGCAGTCGAGCTTATGCCCGTCCATCAGTTTGTCAACGATGGGACGTTGGTGGAGAAGGGCCTCAGCAACTATTGGGGATACAACAGCATCGGCTTCTTTGCCCCGCAAAACACCTACAGTTCCTCCGGTGAGCACGGCGGGCAGGTTCAAGAATTCAAGGCCATGGTCCGCGATCTTCACAAAGCGGGGATCGAAGTCATTCTCGATGTGGTCTACAACCACACCGCAGAAGGCAACCATTTGGGCCCAACCCTGTCGTTCAAGGGCATCGACAACGCCGCGTACTACCGTCTAGTTGAAGATGACCCCCAGTACTACATGGATTATACCGGAACAGGCAACTCGCTAAACGTCCGGCATCCTCACTCCTTGCAACTCATCATGGACTCCTTGCGCTACTGGGTGCTGGAAATGCATGTGGACGGCTTCCGCTTCGATTTAGCGTCCACATTGGCGCGTGAATTCTATGACGTAGACAAGCTTTCCACCTTCTTTGAAATGATCCAGCAGGATCCGGTCATTTCCCAGGTGAAACTCATTGCCGAACCCTGGGACGTTGGCCCCGGCGGTTACCAAGTGGGTAACTTCCCGCCCCAGTGGACAGAATGGAACGGCAAATATCGGGACACGGTGCGGGATTTCTGGCGTGGAGAACCGGCAACACTCGCCGAGTTCGCGTCCCGACTGACCGGCTCTGCGGACCTGTATGAAAATTCTGGACGACGTCCCGTAGCCTCCATCAACTTCGTCACGGCCCACGACGGATTCACCCTGCGCGACCTGGTTTCTTACAACGAGAAGCACAACGAGGCCAACGGCGAAGACAACAACGACGGCGAGTCGCACAACCGCTCCTGGAACTGTGGTGTTGAAGGCCCCACAGATGACCCCGCTGTGCTGACCCTGCGTGCACGCCAGCAACGCAATATCATCACCACGCTCCTGCTCTCTCAAGGCGTTCCGATGATTGTGCACGGGGATGAACTAGGCCGCACCCAGCAAGGTAACAACAACACCTACTGTCAAGATTCCGAGCTCAGCTGGGTGCATTGGGATGCTGTGGACCAGCCCTTGGTGGAGTTTACGGCCAAGGTGAACCAGATCCGCTCCGACCATCCCGTTTTCCGGCGCCGCGGCTTCTTCGACGGACGGCCGGTTGTTCGCGGAGAAGGCGAAGCTCTCCCGGACATCGTCTGGATCAGGCCAGACGGGGCGGATATGCGCCCCGAAGACTGGGACAGTGGATTTGGCCGCTGCGTGGGCGTCTTCTACAACGGAGAAGGTATTAGGGAGAAAGATAGCCGCGGACGCCGCATCACTGACAAGAGCTTTTTGCTTCTGTTCAATGCCGATGACCAAGCCCTGAACTTCCAACTTCCCCCTAAAGAATATTCTCCGTCCTGGGAGATTCTGGTGGACACTGCAGGAGGCGCCGATACAGAGCTGCCCGATGCTGGCGTAACCGTTGAATTGGCGGGAAAGTCCACGATGGTCCTGCGCGCCTATTCCGGCCCAGAAGAACTGGTTGACGACTCCGCCGCAGCGTCTTTGGCTGCCATGACCCCGGACACCACGGACGAACCCGAAGGTGACACCCCAGTCGAAGGAGCTGTGTTATGA
- a CDS encoding sialidase family protein has translation MDKRIRLPKENRKSRFGLAAVSVAVLSLTLLVPPAQADPVADQALSATLQNAASSGFLKEFHGQDQVFDGTRTVEIDAAGKGRLKANQQGTILVRFYSDNATNQVLLAGGSGTSANSYGAILANGVGTSNRVRVDFPAGMQANLDGPAVTGAWHTFAYSVDATPGGTTARTVTSIDGSTTTQFPNFASWFSTNPQINALDYLTIGGAPGVLANSSNNGLFNGKIAFVAFVPTKYSQAQLSSITSGMWDGTQVFYRGDATTSKFFRIPFLLNTSAGTLIAGTDVNRATTGDSADNIDAALRRKANASSQAPAAGWDPATVPSALHMKDYADEPGYKQSSASVIDGAIVQDTLNTQRIFTLTDAFPWNGGVFEKLNVLADGGVQGGRARSMAYGDGFATIAGKKYLLLSSQNIKGSADGLTNNINNNTDRSKFDYVADVNGPKDSSGRISVYNLQGTPRPYSSTATHVSDSNLALGTLTNYSLDAEFALFNSGTPLIVQQKSTSGGGLQVPLKIFYEASPLQMYNTSYILQTHSDDDGQSWVSDQLISGMVKRENSRWYLLGPGRSIQIQKGAFAGRLVVPVYYQGGTSTEVIFSDDNGKTWSHGEPLPTSLASHESSVVELPDGSLQIYVRNTSSSGGKVLTSASGNGGASWRAVGSAFGDNSAGINSQISTVTLQAPVVSPTTGTAQPAFLMTTAMSSARTNGVANIGLVHEDGNYAGGAKKYRIEWIKQYQLTGANEKFAYSSMAQLNNGKVGILYEAAPTGSWSDGLQAMYYRELEISDLLN, from the coding sequence ATGGACAAACGCATTCGTCTACCAAAGGAAAATAGGAAATCTAGATTTGGGCTTGCTGCCGTTTCTGTGGCTGTCTTATCACTGACCCTGCTCGTTCCGCCCGCGCAAGCTGACCCTGTTGCTGACCAAGCACTATCAGCGACACTCCAAAACGCAGCCTCCTCGGGGTTTCTGAAGGAGTTCCATGGCCAGGATCAAGTCTTTGACGGCACTCGGACTGTGGAAATTGACGCGGCAGGAAAAGGCCGTCTGAAAGCGAATCAGCAGGGCACGATTCTTGTTCGCTTCTACTCGGACAATGCTACAAACCAGGTACTTCTTGCCGGCGGATCAGGAACGTCGGCAAACAGCTATGGTGCAATTCTGGCCAACGGTGTGGGCACGAGCAATCGTGTTCGGGTCGACTTCCCGGCTGGGATGCAGGCGAATCTGGATGGCCCGGCGGTCACTGGTGCTTGGCATACATTTGCCTACAGCGTCGACGCGACGCCAGGGGGAACCACAGCCCGCACGGTCACCAGCATTGATGGCTCGACCACAACACAGTTTCCGAATTTCGCTTCATGGTTCAGCACCAACCCACAGATCAACGCCCTGGACTATCTCACCATTGGCGGCGCTCCCGGAGTACTCGCGAACTCCTCGAATAACGGCCTGTTCAATGGAAAGATTGCATTCGTTGCGTTCGTGCCGACGAAGTATTCACAGGCACAACTTAGTTCCATTACGAGTGGAATGTGGGATGGGACGCAGGTCTTCTATAGGGGTGATGCGACCACCTCGAAGTTCTTCCGAATCCCTTTCCTACTCAACACATCCGCTGGTACGTTGATTGCGGGGACTGACGTCAACAGGGCCACGACAGGCGACTCCGCAGACAATATCGATGCCGCCCTCCGGCGTAAGGCGAACGCTTCATCACAGGCTCCTGCGGCAGGCTGGGACCCCGCGACGGTTCCCTCCGCGTTGCATATGAAGGACTATGCTGACGAACCTGGTTACAAACAGTCCAGCGCTTCGGTGATTGACGGCGCAATTGTTCAGGACACGCTAAATACCCAGCGCATTTTTACACTGACCGACGCGTTCCCCTGGAATGGCGGTGTATTTGAAAAACTAAACGTTCTTGCCGACGGCGGCGTCCAGGGCGGTCGAGCCCGCAGCATGGCCTACGGGGACGGTTTTGCCACGATTGCTGGCAAAAAGTACTTGCTGTTGTCGAGTCAGAACATCAAAGGCAGCGCCGACGGCCTGACAAACAACATCAACAACAACACCGATCGTTCGAAATTTGACTACGTTGCCGACGTCAACGGGCCCAAGGACTCCTCCGGTCGAATCTCCGTTTACAACCTCCAAGGAACGCCGCGGCCCTATTCGTCCACTGCCACGCATGTGTCCGACTCGAATCTGGCCCTCGGAACACTCACCAACTATTCTCTAGACGCCGAATTTGCCCTCTTCAACTCAGGGACGCCCCTGATAGTGCAGCAGAAATCAACGAGCGGTGGCGGACTACAAGTACCGCTGAAGATCTTTTACGAAGCCTCGCCGTTGCAGATGTACAACACGAGCTACATTTTGCAGACCCACTCGGACGACGACGGGCAGAGCTGGGTTTCGGACCAATTGATCTCAGGCATGGTGAAACGGGAAAACTCCAGGTGGTACTTGCTTGGCCCGGGACGATCCATCCAGATTCAGAAAGGGGCCTTCGCCGGCCGGCTCGTCGTTCCGGTCTACTACCAAGGTGGAACGTCGACCGAAGTAATCTTCAGCGATGACAACGGCAAAACCTGGAGCCATGGGGAACCGCTTCCCACGTCACTGGCAAGCCACGAGTCCTCGGTCGTCGAACTCCCCGATGGAAGCCTGCAAATCTACGTCCGCAACACTTCCTCCAGCGGCGGTAAGGTACTGACCTCTGCAAGCGGAAACGGGGGAGCGAGCTGGAGGGCCGTTGGCTCCGCCTTTGGCGACAATTCTGCGGGAATCAATTCCCAGATCTCAACGGTGACACTCCAGGCCCCGGTCGTTTCGCCAACCACCGGCACGGCGCAGCCAGCCTTCCTGATGACAACCGCGATGTCTAGTGCCAGGACCAACGGCGTCGCGAATATCGGCCTCGTTCATGAGGACGGCAACTACGCCGGCGGAGCCAAGAAGTACCGCATCGAGTGGATCAAGCAATATCAACTGACAGGCGCGAACGAGAAGTTCGCATACTCTTCAATGGCCCAGCTAAACAACGGCAAGGTCGGGATTCTTTATGAAGCTGCGCCGACCGGTTCTTGGTCCGATGGACTTCAAGCCATGTATTATAGAGAACTTGAGATCAGCGACCTTCTAAACTAA
- a CDS encoding helix-turn-helix domain-containing protein produces the protein MTTEEAAEELAATRAMVHKLLKSGGLLVAGRAGRSILIDSASVQRYKNRRTLKGRSWNAATAWAALNIIEGGTPGWIDATARYRIKQRLKIMDPAELAAAVGTKDKVKRYRIAPAGISRAADYFLPTGTTALNDSMVADRFGLAAGRTDVLEGYLDTVRETMIVNGLSLVEDPAGNIIMHIVDDGYAFEGPGTPDAVIAVDLMESLNSRERAAGEKMLKDILTQWKEANGG, from the coding sequence ATGACTACAGAGGAAGCTGCGGAAGAGCTGGCGGCCACGCGGGCTATGGTCCATAAGCTCTTGAAGAGTGGAGGTCTGCTTGTCGCTGGCCGTGCTGGACGCTCGATCCTCATCGATAGCGCCTCAGTCCAACGGTACAAGAACCGGCGCACCCTGAAGGGGCGAAGTTGGAACGCCGCTACGGCTTGGGCCGCGCTCAACATCATCGAAGGCGGAACCCCCGGCTGGATTGACGCGACGGCCCGGTATCGTATCAAGCAACGCCTCAAAATCATGGATCCCGCCGAACTGGCCGCCGCTGTAGGCACCAAAGACAAAGTCAAGCGCTACCGCATTGCACCTGCTGGCATTTCCCGTGCCGCAGACTACTTCCTGCCTACCGGAACTACTGCCCTGAACGATTCAATGGTTGCGGATCGCTTCGGGCTTGCCGCCGGACGGACGGATGTTCTGGAAGGCTACCTCGACACAGTCAGGGAGACGATGATTGTCAACGGACTGTCTTTGGTGGAGGACCCTGCCGGGAATATCATCATGCACATCGTCGATGACGGATACGCCTTCGAGGGCCCCGGCACCCCCGATGCTGTCATCGCCGTCGACCTCATGGAATCACTGAACTCTAGGGAGAGGGCTGCCGGCGAAAAAATGCTCAAGGACATCCTCACACAGTGGAAAGAAGCCAATGGTGGTTGA
- a CDS encoding SDR family oxidoreductase: protein MGPIVAFLLSDDSRYMTGQTLMADGGANKLY from the coding sequence ATGGGCCCAATTGTGGCATTCCTGCTCTCCGACGATTCACGCTACATGACAGGGCAAACCTTGATGGCCGACGGCGGAGCAAACAAGCTCTACTGA